A stretch of the Alnus glutinosa chromosome 6, dhAlnGlut1.1, whole genome shotgun sequence genome encodes the following:
- the LOC133871012 gene encoding protein OVEREXPRESSOR OF CATIONIC PEROXIDASE 3 produces the protein MAFASSIHTSMAVQCLSSSLRHRLFVGQPGPTRLILPRHPPFRSVLALARRRNPSSSTTGSSPSKKKREKKSLPSNDAMGEDDLDEDAFEALFSQLEEDLKNDDPSLDDGDEEISEEDLARLEQELAEALGDVDMGMLNSAADDTESDNDAEEGDDDDEEEERPVKLRNWQLRRLASALRAGRRKTSIKTLAAELCLDRAIVLEMLRDPPPNLLMMSAALPDVPAPSVSVSVPETKTVESDHSETSVDAAEPRTKVQEPVHVMQHRWSALKRLKKVHVETLERVYRRTKRPTNAMISSIVHVTNLPRKRVVKWFEDKRSEEGVPDHRLPYQRPVPESV, from the exons ATGGCGTTTGCTTCGTCGATTCACACGTCCATGGCGGTTCAATGCTTATCATCCTCTCTCCGCCATCGCCTCTTCGTGGGCCAACCCGGCCCCACCCGTTTGATTCTGCCACGTCACCCTCCCTTCCGCTCCGTTCTCGCTCTCGCTCGCCGCCGAAACCCCAGCTCTTCAACCACCGGGTCTTCGCCTTCgaagaaaaagagggaaaag aaaagttTGCCAAGTAATGATGCTATGGGCGAGGATGATCTAGATGAGGATGCCTTTGAGGCACTCTTTAGTCAACTGGAAGAAGATTTGAAAAATGATGACCCCTCCCTGGATGACGGTGATGAGGAGATAAGTGAAGAAGACCTTGCCAGGCTTGAGCAAGAGTTAGCGGAGGCACTGGGAGATGTTGACATGGGAATGTTGAACTCAGCTGCGGACGATACTGAGAGTGATAATGATGCTGAAGAAGGCGacgatgatgatgaagaagaagaaaggccGGTGAAGCTTAGAAATTGGCAACTTCGAAGATTGGCTTCAGCTTTAAGAGCTGGCCGCCGTAAAACTAGT ATCAAAACTCTTGCTGCTGAGCTTTGTCTTGATAGGGCCATTGTTCTTGAAATGCTCCGTGACCCACCTCCAAATCTTCTAATGATGAGTGCTGCTTTACCTGATGTACCTGCACCATCAGTATCAGTATCAGTGCCTGAAACAAAAACAGTGGAAAGTGATCATAGCGAGACGAGTGTGGATGCTGCAGAACCTAGGACCAAGGTGCAAGAGCCTGTTCATGTCATGCAACATAGATGGTCTGCTCTAAAGAGACTGAAAAAAGTGCATGTTGAAACCCTTGAAAGAGTTTATAGAAGAACAAAGCGCCCTACT AACGCTATGATTAGCAGCATTGTGCATGTGACGAACTTGCCCCGCAAAAGAGTTGTAAAATGGTTTGAAGACAAACGCTCTGAAGAGGGAGTTCCTGACCATCGTCTTCCATATCAACGGCCTGTTCCTGAATCTGTATAG